One stretch of Riemerella columbina DNA includes these proteins:
- the tatA gene encoding twin-arginine translocase TatA/TatE family subunit has product MLITILGAIGPWQIVLVVVILLLLFGGKKIPELMKGMGSGIKEFKDAVKEDDKKEVPQKEEQQQP; this is encoded by the coding sequence ATGTTAATAACAATTTTAGGTGCCATAGGACCATGGCAAATCGTATTGGTTGTCGTGATATTATTATTATTATTCGGAGGTAAAAAAATCCCTGAACTAATGAAAGGGATGGGCTCTGGCATCAAGGAATTTAAAGATGCGGTAAAAGAGGATGATAAAAAAGAAGTGCCCCAAAAAGAGGAACAGCAACAACCTTAA
- a CDS encoding DUF4292 domain-containing protein — MKKIVLLFMGLLLFSCGSQKTVNHKPIDTQKPIGKEAGFFDNITKKSEFEAVKISSKIRIENGKFIPTLDALVYIENEKKVWINLSALFFNVARGIATPAGIKGYEKYNKTYIDSDFSYLNQLLNVNFIDYTALQNLLVGKTFIPVRERDFTLTQNAQGYSLVSARPQKVVVDGKTKEYNVSLTYNSHFLLQKVKLSDLKTSDYLEVFYDNWESFDQTYLPKNVKIIIKTDKVDQIFIENTKFDFSTMSTPYAVPNNYQKKEIK; from the coding sequence ATGAAAAAGATTGTATTGCTCTTTATGGGGCTATTGCTCTTCTCTTGTGGCTCGCAAAAAACGGTGAACCATAAACCCATAGATACCCAAAAGCCCATCGGTAAAGAGGCAGGATTTTTTGATAACATTACTAAAAAATCGGAGTTTGAAGCCGTTAAGATTTCAAGTAAAATCCGAATAGAAAATGGCAAATTTATCCCGACTTTAGACGCCTTGGTTTATATAGAAAACGAGAAAAAAGTATGGATCAACCTCTCTGCGCTGTTTTTTAATGTTGCCAGAGGTATAGCCACGCCAGCGGGCATCAAAGGTTATGAAAAATACAACAAAACCTATATAGATTCTGATTTTTCTTACCTCAACCAATTGCTGAATGTCAACTTTATCGACTATACTGCGCTCCAAAATCTACTGGTGGGCAAAACTTTTATCCCCGTCCGCGAGCGAGATTTTACTTTAACCCAAAATGCACAAGGCTACAGCTTGGTTTCTGCCCGACCTCAGAAAGTGGTGGTGGATGGAAAAACCAAAGAATACAATGTCAGCTTGACTTATAACAGTCATTTTCTACTCCAAAAAGTGAAGTTGTCCGACCTTAAAACCTCTGATTATTTAGAAGTTTTTTATGACAACTGGGAAAGTTTTGACCAAACCTACCTCCCGAAAAATGTTAAAATTATTATAAAAACTGACAAAGTAGATCAAATTTTCATAGAAAACACGAAATTTGACTTTTCTACTATGAGCACACCTTATGCCGTGCCCAACAATTATCAAAAGAAAGAAATTAAATGA
- a CDS encoding glycoside hydrolase family 3 protein, whose product MKFYLSLLFILCYAGLQAQYMPKNASPETLKEAKIYAEKTYQQLSIDDRIGQLFIVALYTNKGEDFIQNVRHLVEKEHIGGLILMQDDADRHFNLVNEFQGQSKIPLLIGMDAEWGLYQRLPIAHKFPWAMTLGAVQDNQLIYKMASQIAEDCKKMGIYWDFAPVVDVNTNPQNPIIGNRSFGSNVDRVIAKGLAYSQGLQDHGVLASIKHFPGHGDTNTDSHLDLPVIKHSLNRLNQVELAPFKALMDKKIGGVMVAHLYIPALEPQKGIPGSLSQHIITDLLKNQYQYKGLIITDALNMNAVAKKFSPGELDLRAFKAGNDIMLFSQDVPSGKRLIKQALAEGQISEQRLKESVIKILETKYLLGLTHNQHLSPQNWEYELNNEKHRALTEQLFANALTAIKDDAHALPLKSDETYYLLPLEEAPYQDFYQTLKQGLQVRLISKKDLATLPANAKIIISVHKDNSTAYKPYKISAASLLLIKNIAAKHQVILDIFGSPYALKEVDLRQIPTVLVSYENHPLSMIATAKALQGKTKIHGRLPVVVNPQILEGSGIDILPNNENPSR is encoded by the coding sequence ATGAAATTTTACCTTTCTTTACTTTTCATCTTATGCTATGCGGGACTTCAAGCACAGTATATGCCGAAAAATGCCTCGCCAGAAACCCTAAAAGAAGCCAAAATTTACGCCGAAAAAACCTATCAACAGCTTTCCATAGATGATAGAATAGGACAATTATTCATCGTGGCGCTCTACACCAATAAAGGCGAAGATTTTATTCAAAATGTAAGACATTTAGTTGAGAAAGAACACATCGGTGGGCTTATTTTAATGCAAGATGATGCCGATAGACATTTCAATTTAGTCAATGAATTTCAAGGACAATCTAAAATCCCATTGTTGATTGGTATGGATGCCGAATGGGGATTGTACCAAAGACTGCCGATAGCGCATAAATTTCCGTGGGCGATGACGCTCGGTGCCGTACAAGACAACCAACTGATTTATAAAATGGCAAGCCAAATTGCCGAAGATTGCAAGAAAATGGGCATCTATTGGGACTTTGCACCCGTGGTAGATGTCAATACCAACCCTCAGAATCCGATTATTGGCAACCGTTCGTTTGGGTCTAATGTAGACCGCGTTATCGCCAAAGGTTTGGCTTATAGCCAAGGGCTCCAAGACCACGGCGTTTTAGCCAGCATCAAGCATTTCCCTGGGCACGGCGACACCAATACCGATTCTCACTTGGATTTGCCCGTTATCAAACATTCTCTGAACCGCCTTAACCAAGTGGAGTTGGCACCTTTTAAAGCCTTGATGGATAAAAAAATTGGCGGCGTTATGGTGGCGCATCTTTATATCCCTGCCTTGGAGCCTCAAAAGGGAATTCCAGGGTCGTTATCTCAGCATATCATCACGGATTTGCTTAAAAATCAGTACCAATATAAAGGGCTCATCATCACTGATGCCTTAAATATGAACGCCGTAGCGAAGAAATTTAGCCCTGGGGAACTTGACCTTAGAGCCTTTAAAGCGGGCAATGATATTATGCTCTTTTCGCAAGATGTCCCTTCTGGAAAACGCCTGATTAAACAAGCCCTCGCCGAGGGACAGATTTCGGAGCAACGCCTTAAAGAGAGCGTTATTAAAATTTTGGAAACCAAATATTTATTAGGGTTAACGCATAATCAACATCTCTCACCACAAAATTGGGAATATGAACTCAATAATGAAAAACACCGAGCGCTAACGGAGCAACTTTTTGCCAATGCCCTTACCGCTATAAAAGATGATGCCCACGCTCTGCCTTTAAAATCTGATGAGACCTATTACCTTCTCCCATTGGAGGAAGCGCCGTATCAAGATTTTTATCAAACGCTGAAACAAGGGCTCCAAGTGCGGCTTATCTCTAAAAAAGACCTCGCTACGCTGCCTGCCAACGCCAAAATTATCATTAGCGTTCACAAAGACAATAGCACGGCGTACAAGCCTTATAAAATTTCCGCTGCCAGTCTTCTGTTAATCAAGAACATCGCGGCAAAACATCAAGTTATTTTAGATATTTTTGGAAGTCCTTATGCGCTTAAAGAGGTAGACCTTCGGCAAATCCCTACGGTTTTGGTATCTTATGAAAATCATCCTTTATCGATGATTGCCACCGCCAAAGCCTTGCAAGGAAAAACCAAAATACACGGCAGATTACCTGTGGTAGTCAATCCACAGATTTTGGAAG
- the ribA gene encoding GTP cyclohydrolase II — protein MLKLQAEANVPTEFGVFKMMAFSESASDWMPHLALVAENTDFSQPVNVRFHSECMTGEIFHSKKCECGQQLDAAMAYMQKHGGVIIYLRQEGRNIGIINKLKAYALQEQGLDTVAANVELGLPADGRDFNIAVDILKYLNIKAINLMTNNPDKVKLVEQSPIQLKQRIPLQIKPNEINRDYLQVKKDYFGHLLDQ, from the coding sequence ATGTTGAAACTCCAAGCTGAAGCCAATGTACCCACAGAATTTGGGGTATTTAAAATGATGGCTTTTTCTGAGAGCGCATCAGATTGGATGCCGCACCTCGCATTAGTCGCCGAAAACACAGATTTTAGCCAGCCTGTTAATGTCCGTTTCCACTCGGAGTGTATGACGGGGGAGATTTTTCATTCCAAAAAATGTGAATGCGGACAGCAATTAGATGCCGCTATGGCTTATATGCAAAAACACGGCGGTGTGATCATCTACCTAAGGCAAGAAGGGCGAAACATCGGCATCATCAACAAGCTCAAAGCCTATGCGCTGCAAGAACAAGGGCTGGATACCGTGGCTGCCAATGTAGAATTAGGGCTGCCCGCAGATGGTCGGGATTTTAACATCGCTGTAGATATTTTAAAGTATCTTAACATCAAGGCTATTAACCTGATGACCAACAATCCAGACAAAGTAAAACTGGTGGAACAGAGCCCTATTCAGCTTAAACAAAGAATTCCGCTCCAAATAAAACCCAACGAAATCAACCGCGATTATCTGCAAGTGAAGAAAGATTATTTCGGACACTTGCTCGACCAATAA
- a CDS encoding murein hydrolase activator EnvC family protein: protein MIKKLSLIVSILYFGLAFSQKKEQLQKQSAELKKQIAIINANLAKTQKEARLSVAYLDNVNKKIQLREKVYNNTQKEKRFIEDDIYLRQKEINQYKKELAILRKNYADILVKAYKNKGIQNKVTFILSSKNLGEALRRVQYLKQYSDYQDKKAAEINDKAAQIQKTITLKQKSVKEKDQLLAQQQKDLLVIERERKEKELLLEDFKKHEAALTEELKQKQVQSKKIEGEIRKIINEEIAAAKAKAEAERKARLERERIAREAAAREKARIDAENKARAEALERERKKAEAEAARLAEIERKKAEDARKQAEAAKAEENARNEARRIAAEKDAKEAADRAKAAANKAAAARAAEAELAKKKAEEKKKVEEKTMTAFGVGAATGSNFAENRGRIGFPVDRGQVTHRFGRQPHPVFKNIVEENNGIRIAVAPGTTAKCVFPGEVSRISFVGGTKTVIVKHGNYFTIYSNLSSVSVSPNQKVSAGTPIGTIAQDFEGSYSLDFQIWNGSTPVDPLGWVSN, encoded by the coding sequence ATGATAAAAAAGTTAAGTCTTATCGTCAGTATATTGTATTTTGGTTTAGCGTTCTCACAAAAGAAAGAACAGCTACAAAAACAAAGTGCAGAGCTTAAAAAACAAATTGCCATCATCAACGCCAACCTCGCTAAAACCCAAAAAGAAGCCAGGCTTTCTGTGGCGTACTTGGATAATGTCAATAAAAAAATCCAACTTAGAGAGAAGGTTTATAACAACACACAAAAGGAAAAAAGATTTATAGAAGACGATATTTATCTGCGCCAAAAAGAAATCAACCAATACAAAAAAGAATTGGCGATTTTACGGAAAAATTATGCGGATATTTTAGTAAAAGCTTATAAAAATAAAGGTATCCAAAACAAAGTGACCTTTATCCTCTCTTCCAAAAATTTAGGCGAAGCCTTACGGCGTGTACAATATTTAAAACAATACTCTGATTATCAAGATAAAAAAGCAGCAGAAATCAATGACAAAGCCGCGCAAATACAAAAAACCATTACCCTAAAACAGAAATCTGTAAAAGAGAAAGACCAACTACTCGCCCAGCAACAGAAGGATCTCCTCGTAATAGAACGCGAAAGGAAGGAAAAAGAACTCTTATTAGAAGACTTTAAAAAGCACGAAGCCGCATTAACAGAAGAGTTGAAGCAAAAGCAAGTACAATCTAAAAAAATAGAAGGCGAAATCCGCAAAATCATCAATGAAGAAATAGCCGCTGCCAAAGCAAAAGCCGAGGCAGAGCGCAAAGCGAGATTGGAGCGCGAGAGAATAGCCCGCGAAGCGGCAGCCAGAGAGAAAGCCAGAATAGACGCCGAAAACAAAGCCCGCGCTGAAGCTTTAGAAAGAGAACGCAAAAAAGCCGAAGCCGAAGCGGCGAGGCTCGCAGAGATAGAGCGCAAAAAAGCGGAAGATGCCAGAAAACAAGCGGAGGCAGCCAAAGCAGAAGAAAACGCCAGAAACGAAGCCCGCCGTATAGCGGCTGAAAAAGATGCCAAAGAAGCTGCCGACAGAGCCAAAGCCGCCGCTAATAAAGCTGCCGCTGCAAGAGCCGCCGAAGCAGAACTCGCTAAAAAGAAAGCCGAAGAGAAGAAAAAAGTAGAAGAAAAAACCATGACCGCCTTTGGTGTAGGCGCCGCCACGGGTTCCAACTTCGCTGAAAATAGAGGGAGAATTGGTTTCCCTGTGGACAGAGGGCAAGTGACCCACCGCTTTGGGCGACAGCCTCACCCTGTTTTCAAAAATATTGTGGAGGAAAACAACGGCATTAGGATTGCAGTAGCGCCAGGAACCACCGCCAAGTGCGTATTCCCTGGGGAAGTTTCCAGAATTTCTTTCGTGGGGGGGACCAAAACGGTGATTGTAAAGCACGGTAATTATTTTACCATTTACAGTAACCTCTCGAGCGTGTCGGTTTCTCCAAACCAGAAAGTCTCGGCTGGTACGCCTATTGGAACTATTGCCCAAGATTTTGAGGGCTCTTATTCCTTAGATTTCCAAATTTGGAATGGCAGCACACCAGTAGACCCATTAGGTTGGGTATCTAACTAA
- a CDS encoding sugar phosphate nucleotidyltransferase, with amino-acid sequence MKIIVPMAGRGSRLRPHTLTVPKPLIPIAGKPIVQRLVEDIAKVAGQPIEEVAFIIGDFGDEVKASLIEIAEKLGAKGSVYTQDEPLGTAHAIKCAEDSMQGDVVVAFADTLFRADFVLDTNSDGVIWVKKVEDPSAFGVVKLDDYGFITDFVEKPQTFVSDLAIIGIYYFKSAEKLMDEINFIMDNNIMQGGEYQLTTALENLRQKGAKFSLGKVNDWMDCGNKNATVETNGKILQYEKEAMSSYPASAKIENSLIIPPCFIGENVVIKNSKIGPNVSLGNDTQVINSNIDHSLIQEKTLINHGNLSNSMIGNSAKYFGVSREISLGDYSVLDFLSK; translated from the coding sequence ATGAAAATTATTGTACCTATGGCTGGGCGCGGTTCCAGACTAAGACCTCATACTTTAACCGTTCCAAAACCGCTCATTCCCATCGCTGGAAAACCCATCGTTCAAAGATTGGTAGAAGATATTGCCAAAGTGGCAGGACAACCCATTGAAGAAGTCGCTTTTATCATCGGAGATTTTGGTGATGAAGTGAAGGCATCTTTAATCGAAATTGCCGAAAAATTAGGCGCCAAAGGTAGCGTTTATACCCAAGATGAACCACTGGGCACCGCACACGCCATCAAGTGCGCCGAAGACTCTATGCAAGGCGATGTGGTGGTGGCTTTTGCCGATACTTTATTCCGTGCTGATTTTGTCTTAGACACCAATTCTGACGGCGTAATTTGGGTGAAAAAAGTAGAAGATCCATCGGCATTTGGCGTGGTTAAATTAGACGATTACGGATTCATTACGGATTTTGTGGAAAAGCCGCAAACTTTCGTCTCTGACTTAGCCATTATCGGGATTTATTACTTTAAATCTGCCGAGAAATTGATGGATGAAATCAATTTCATTATGGACAATAATATTATGCAAGGTGGCGAGTACCAACTGACCACAGCCTTAGAAAATCTTCGCCAGAAAGGGGCAAAATTCTCCCTCGGCAAGGTGAACGATTGGATGGACTGCGGAAATAAAAACGCCACGGTAGAAACCAATGGGAAAATTTTACAATACGAAAAAGAAGCCATGTCTTCTTATCCTGCCTCTGCAAAGATAGAAAACAGCCTGATTATTCCACCGTGCTTTATTGGTGAAAATGTGGTCATTAAAAATTCAAAAATCGGACCTAATGTTTCCTTAGGTAATGATACTCAAGTGATTAACTCTAACATTGATCATTCTTTAATCCAAGAGAAAACTTTAATCAACCACGGGAACCTCAGCAATTCTATGATTGGGAATTCCGCTAAATATTTTGGCGTATCCCGAGAGATTTCCTTAGGAGATTACTCTGTTTTAGACTTTTTATCTAAATAA
- a CDS encoding DUF4254 domain-containing protein encodes MSFSENAWSVFNQAIADYHTEDSVDALEKNPFPNDTLEHILYSKNWIDTVQWHLEDIIRDENISAEEALKIKRRIDRSNQDRTDLVESIDDFFLDKYQSVVPHPDAKINTESPAWAIDRLSILALKIYHMQIETQRESASAAHQAKCADKLAILKEQKKDLSQAIDQLLFDIENGNNKIKTYKQMKMYNDDSLNPILYQNKQND; translated from the coding sequence ATGTCTTTTTCAGAAAATGCTTGGTCTGTTTTTAACCAAGCCATTGCAGATTATCATACTGAGGACTCCGTAGATGCTTTAGAAAAAAATCCATTTCCTAATGACACTTTGGAACATATTTTGTATTCCAAAAATTGGATTGATACCGTTCAGTGGCATTTGGAAGATATTATCCGAGATGAGAATATCTCTGCCGAGGAAGCTCTTAAAATCAAAAGAAGAATAGACCGCTCTAACCAAGACAGAACGGATTTAGTGGAGTCTATAGATGATTTTTTCTTGGATAAATACCAATCGGTAGTGCCTCATCCTGATGCCAAAATCAATACAGAAAGTCCCGCTTGGGCTATTGATAGGCTATCTATACTCGCTCTTAAAATCTATCATATGCAGATAGAAACGCAGCGAGAATCTGCCAGCGCCGCACACCAAGCAAAGTGCGCTGATAAGTTAGCCATTTTAAAGGAACAAAAAAAGGACTTAAGCCAAGCGATAGACCAATTGCTTTTTGATATAGAAAACGGTAACAATAAGATTAAAACTTATAAGCAAATGAAGATGTATAATGATGACAGCCTTAACCCTATTCTCTATCAGAATAAGCAAAATGATTAG